GCGAATAATCGCGCATCTGCTCTCCCCTTCTCGTGGCCCGATGAATGATCAAATTCGAGGATCAATAATGAGCCCGGCAGTTGGGTTGTCGATGAACTGACGGCGCCTGCCATCGTCGCAACGCGTTCGTCCGCGCCGTGCGTATGAATAACGTTCCCGTCGATATCTACGACGATTTCGATAACCTGCGATAGGGACAGTGGTCGCAGGAGTTACTCAACGCATTTCTTGGACCAATGAAGGGGCGTTGCGGGCCTAAGCGTCTTTCTGAATACAGCGCTCTTCACCTCGCTTAGTGTCATCTCCGCCAGCAATCGGGATAAGTGCCGATATGCGGGTTCAACAAGCGAGTGTCTGTCTGCATCGCCCCGAACCGCTTGAAGGCGAGCTGATGATTCAATCCCTCGATTCCGTTACCCAATTTCCTCTCATGCTAATGGGAATCCTTCTGTTTATGCTGGTTGTTGCCGCAACTTGGGGCGGAATGCGATTCCGGCGATATATCGATGACGCCAGTCCGGCTGTAAAGCAGGATGATGCCGATGATGCTGTGAAGAGCACAATACTACCAGCCGTACTTGGCCTACTTTCCTTGCTTCTCGGATTTACCTTTTCACTCGCAGTCGATCGATATGAAACGCGACGCGGTTCGGTCCTCGAAGAGGCTAACGCCATTGGCACTGCATATCTCCAGTCGCAATTGCTAGGAGAGCCCCATCGAGGCCGGCTTAGCGAGATTTTCGTCCGCTATACCGACAACAGGATTGCGCTGACGTCTCCAGCCAAGGCTGAGGAGCACGCTCGGCAACTTGCGCTCAATGACCAGTTGCTCACTGACCTTTGGGCCGCATCGGCGGCGGGATTTGATAGTATCCAACACCTGGACTTTTCCAGCACGTTCGTGTCGTCAATCAATTCCGTCATTGACTTGGACACCTCGCGCAAGACCGCCCGAATGGCGCGAGTGCCGAACGAAGTGTTCGCCGCGCTCATCATCTACGTCCTGATTGCGGCCGCCTTTATCGGATATGGCACATTGACCAGAACAGGTTTCTACATGGCCTGCGTTATGCATATCCTCGTGGTCCTGTCTCTTCTCCTAATATTGGACATTGACCGCCCGAACCTGGGTGGCATCCGAGAGCCGCAGCTACCTATGATCATGCTGAGCCAGGCACTGCATTCGAAGTCGCCTGAAGCCTTTGATCGCTGGCGCCCGGAGCAGTTGGAAGCGGGCGCCAAAAGGCAATTGTCCAAGTGAGCCACAAACGCTGCGGAAGCCCGTTGACGGGAATTTCGCGGCTGGAGCCAACAGTTGATGTCGTGCTCACCGAAATATCTTAGAATGATACCTAGGGACACCGGACAGACACTGACGCCAATCAGCTGGATCGCAGAATGTAGCCGTCGAGCCCGCGCAGACTGATTCTCGTGCGGGCAGAGGCCCAGCATGACACCTACCAAACTTCTCGTAGGCCAAATTGTGGTTGTGTTTGCCATCGTGCTGACGGGCATATGGATCGCAACACAATGGGTGGCCGCAGCGCTTGCCTACCAACCGGGGCTCGGCCGGCCTTGGATTTCGGTGTTTGGGCATCCCATCTATCACCCGTGGTCGCTATTCAGCTGGTGGTTTTCTTTCGACGCCTATGCGCCGGCGGTCTTCGACAAGGCCGGTGCGATAGCCGCCTTAAGCGGCATGATCGGATGCGGCGCGGCAATTTTCGGCTCGATCTGGCGGGCGCGTCAGCAGGGCAATCTCACCACCTACGGCTCGGCGCGATGGGCAAGTGATCGGGAAATCAATGCTGCCGGGCTATTTGTCGAAGGTGGTGTGTTTCTCGGCCGCCTGGGTCGGCACTATCTGCGCCATGACGGGCCCGAACACATCATGGCCTTCGCGCCGACCCGAAGCGGCAAAGGCGTTGGTCTGGTGGTCCCGACGCTGCTTGGCTGGTCGGGCTCGGCGGTCATCCATGATATAAAGGGCGAGAATTGGCAGCTGACAGCCGGTTGGCGCGCGCGTTTCTCTCATTGTCTGCTGTTCAATCCGACCGACGCGCAATCGGCGCGTTACAACCCGCTGTTCGAGGTTCGGCGCGGCGCGCACGAAGTCCGAGACGTCCAGAACATCGCCGATATCCTGGTCGATCCCGAAGGTGCGCTCGAACGCCGCAGTCACTGGGAGAAAACCAGTCACTCGCTGCTCGTGGGTGCGATCCTGCACATTCTTTACGCGGAGGAAGAAAAGACGCTCGCACGGGTAGCGACCTTTCTTTCCGACCCCGCCTGTCCGTTTGAAGCCACTTTGAAGCGGATGATGACCACCAATCACCTCGGAACTGTCGAGGCGCCCGTGGTCCATCCGGTCGTGGCATCGGCCGCGCGCGAAGTGCTAAATAAATCCCCAAACGAGCGGTCAGGCGTCCTTTCGACCGCCATGTCGTTCCTGGGTCTCTACCGTGATCCGACTGTGGCTAGAGTGACCTCGCGCTGTGATTGGCGCATTGCGGATCTAGTCGATGGCAAGGCACCAATCTCGCTTTATCTGGTCGTGCCGCCTTCGGATATTAGCCGCACCAAGCCGCTGATCCGCCTCGTCCTGAACCAGATTGGTCGTCGGCTGACCGAGCATTTGCATGCCCAAAACGGCGCAAACGGCGACCACCGCCACAAGCTGCTGATGATGCTCGACGAGTTTCCAGCGCTCGGGCGCTTGGACTTCTTCGAGACCAGCCTCGCCTTTCTAGCGGGTTACGGTGTGCGTGCCTTCCTCATCGCGCAAAGCCTCAACCAAATCGAGAAGGCTTACGGCGAGCACAACGCCATCCTCGACAATTGCCATGTTCGAGTCGCCTTCGCGACGAACGATGAGCGCACCGCCAAGCGCATTTCCGATGCGCTCGGCACTGCTACCGAGCAACGGGCGATGCGCAACTACGCCGGGCATCGGCTCGCGCCTTGGCTCGCCCATGTCATGGTCAGCCGGCAGGAGACGGCCCGCGCGCTGCTGACGCCCGGCGAAGTTATGCAATTGCCTACTGGCGACGAGCTCGTCCTCGTCGCCGGCACACCGCCGATCCGGGCGCGGAAGCTGCGCTATTTCGAAGACGCCACATTTGCTGCGCGGATTCTGCCGCCGCCGCAGCTCGCAGCCGGCGACTATGCCGATCGGCCGCCCACGCGCAGCGATGACTGGGCTGGGAATGTGCGCGAGACAGATCCGCGCCTTGATACCGCCGGGAGCATTGTGGGCGATCCCATCGCGACCGGACGCGAGCAGGCCCATGAACCTGGCCAAGAAGTCGAACTTCCACTGGCAACAGAACCAATCACGAACCAGCCGCTTGGATTTGATCCCGACGACGACGGGAATGTCGCCGCCGACCAGCGCGCGATGACTCAGGCCCAAACTGTCTACGCCGTTGATGCCGGCAACGAACGGCCCGGCGACCTGCAGGTGGAGTTCTGATCATGACCCAGCAAGTTCGCTATCAGCTTTTCCTGCCCAAGCCCCTCAGCGACCGTTTCGAAGCGCTCGCCGCCAGGCCCGGAACTTCAAAATCCGCCATCCTCGTCGATGCGGTAACCGCCTGGCTCAACCGCCGCGGCACTTCGGAGCTGGAAGACAGGTTTGGCATCCGTCTCGATCGCATGACGGCTGGCATCGGCAGGATCGAGCGCGACAACCATATCCAGATCGAGACGGAGGCGCTCCTCGTCCGCTATGTACTCGCGGTCCTGCCGCCGCTCGCCGAAAACGATCAGGCAGGCCGCGCCCTGGCTGCCAAGCGCTTCGAGGCCTTCATCGCGCAGGTTGGAAAGCAGATCGCGGCCGGCCGCCGGACGTTTCCCGTCGGTCTTGGCCAGACCGCGGACAACGACCAGTGACCGGTGTTTCCGCAGACCGCCGGCGTGCCATGCTGCGCACGGCGATGGGCCCGGCGATTGCCGAGGCCATGGCCGACCCGCGGGTTATCGAAATCATGGTCAATCCGGACGGCGCGTTGCGGCTCGACCGGTTGGGGGAGGGCCGAACCGACACCGAAATCCGCCTGGATGCCGCCCAGGTGGAACGGATAATCCGTCTCGTCGCTTCGCACGCGCGTGCCGAAGTGCACGGCGATGCGCCCATCGTCTCGGCGGAATTGCCGCCGCACATCGAAGGCCGCGCGGGCGAGCGGTTCGAAGGCGTGCTCCCGCCCGTATCGACCGGTCCCTGCTTCTCGATCCGCAAGCCGGCCGAGCGGCTCTATAGCCTCGACGACTACGTGACCGACGGCATCATGAGCCAGGCGGCGGCCGACCGGCTGAAGGCCTGTGTCACACAGCGCTATAACATCCTCGTCGCCGGCGGGACGAGCTCGGGCAAGACCACGCTGGCCAATGCCTTGCTCGCGGAAATGGGCTGGGTCGATGAGCGCGTGATCCTGATCGAGGACACGCGCGAGTTGCAGAGCCCGGCGCCCGATACGGTGGCCCTGCGCACGCGGCCTGGCATAGTGACCATGGCCGATCTCGTCCGCTCGACGCTGCGGCTGCGTCCCGACCGCATCATTGTCGGTGAGGTTCGCGGGCCCGAAGCGCTGGATATGCTCAAGGCCTGGAACACCGGGCATCCCGGGGGCATCGCGACGGTCCATGCCAATGGCGCCCAGGCCGCGCTCTATCGGATCGAGAACCTGGTCCAAGAGGCTGTGGTCACCGTGCCACGTCAGCTGATCGCCGAAGCCATCGACATCGTCATCTTCATTTCTGGCCGCGGTCTCCAGCGCCGGATCACCAGCATCGCGCGCGTCGCCGGGATCGATCCCGACACAGGCAGCTACGCGCTCGCCGACCTTCTCAGCCTGCAAATCCACGAAGGAGAATGACCATGTCGCTTGCTTATCCGCGCTGCGCAAAGATGTCGGCACGTCGCGTGCTGCTCCTTGTCGGCGCTGCTGCCGGCCTCAGCCTCGCGCTCGCCACCCAGGCCCAGGCCGCGGGTTCCGGAATGCCATGGGAGCAGCCGCTCCAGCAGGTCCTGGAATCTGTGCAGGGTCCGGTCGCCAAGATCGTCGCAGTGATCGTCATCATCGTCACCGGCCTGACCCTGGCATTCGGCGAGAGTGCCGGCGGCTTCAGGCGGCTCATCCAAATCGTCTTCGGCCTCTCGATCGCCTTTGCCGCATCGAGCTTCTTCCTAAGCTTCTTCAGCTTCGGCGGTGGGGCGCTGATCGCATGACCGGGGCAAGTGCCCGGTACAGCGCCCGGCGCATCGAAGGCTTCGAAGTGCCGATCCATGGCAGCCTCGGCTCGCCGATCCTGCTTGGCGGCGCACCACGTGGCCTTGCGATCGTCAACGGGACGGTCGCGGCCGCGGTCGGCCTCGGGCTTCAACAATGGCTGGCGGGCCTGCTGATCTGGGGGGCCGGCCACACCATCGCCGTCTTCGCGGCACGCCGCGATCCGGATTTCGCGCCCGTCGCGCTCCGCCACCTTCGCCAGAAAGGATACTTCGCGTGCTAAGCCTTGCTGAATATCGCAAATCCGCCGATCGGCTTGCCGATCATCTGCCGTGGGCAGCGCTTGTCGCGCCGGGTGTCGTTCTCAACAAGGACGGCAGCTTCCAGCGAACCTTGCGATTTCGCGGTCCCGACCTGGAGTCGGCAACCGACGCTGAGCTCGTTTCGGTCTGTGCGCGTGCCAACAATGTCCTCAAGCGCTTCGGTACCGGTTGGGCGATGTTCGTCGAGGCTGAACGCCGCGAGGCAGCCGCTTACCCGGACACTGCCTTTCCCGACGCCGGTTCGTGGATCATCGAGCAGGAGCGCCGAGCCCGCTTCCTGTCGGAAGGCGAGCACTACGAAAGCCACTATCATCTGACACTGACCTGGCTACCGGCGCCCGACAGCGCCGAAGCTGCCGGACGTTCGCTGGTCGAGCGGCCCGAGGCAGCTCAGGAGCGCGACTGGCGTGCCGCGCTTGC
The window above is part of the Novosphingobium sp. G106 genome. Proteins encoded here:
- a CDS encoding conjugal transfer protein TraG codes for the protein MTPTKLLVGQIVVVFAIVLTGIWIATQWVAAALAYQPGLGRPWISVFGHPIYHPWSLFSWWFSFDAYAPAVFDKAGAIAALSGMIGCGAAIFGSIWRARQQGNLTTYGSARWASDREINAAGLFVEGGVFLGRLGRHYLRHDGPEHIMAFAPTRSGKGVGLVVPTLLGWSGSAVIHDIKGENWQLTAGWRARFSHCLLFNPTDAQSARYNPLFEVRRGAHEVRDVQNIADILVDPEGALERRSHWEKTSHSLLVGAILHILYAEEEKTLARVATFLSDPACPFEATLKRMMTTNHLGTVEAPVVHPVVASAAREVLNKSPNERSGVLSTAMSFLGLYRDPTVARVTSRCDWRIADLVDGKAPISLYLVVPPSDISRTKPLIRLVLNQIGRRLTEHLHAQNGANGDHRHKLLMMLDEFPALGRLDFFETSLAFLAGYGVRAFLIAQSLNQIEKAYGEHNAILDNCHVRVAFATNDERTAKRISDALGTATEQRAMRNYAGHRLAPWLAHVMVSRQETARALLTPGEVMQLPTGDELVLVAGTPPIRARKLRYFEDATFAARILPPPQLAAGDYADRPPTRSDDWAGNVRETDPRLDTAGSIVGDPIATGREQAHEPGQEVELPLATEPITNQPLGFDPDDDGNVAADQRAMTQAQTVYAVDAGNERPGDLQVEF
- a CDS encoding ribbon-helix-helix domain-containing protein codes for the protein MTQQVRYQLFLPKPLSDRFEALAARPGTSKSAILVDAVTAWLNRRGTSELEDRFGIRLDRMTAGIGRIERDNHIQIETEALLVRYVLAVLPPLAENDQAGRALAAKRFEAFIAQVGKQIAAGRRTFPVGLGQTADNDQ
- the trbB gene encoding P-type conjugative transfer ATPase TrbB codes for the protein MLRTAMGPAIAEAMADPRVIEIMVNPDGALRLDRLGEGRTDTEIRLDAAQVERIIRLVASHARAEVHGDAPIVSAELPPHIEGRAGERFEGVLPPVSTGPCFSIRKPAERLYSLDDYVTDGIMSQAAADRLKACVTQRYNILVAGGTSSGKTTLANALLAEMGWVDERVILIEDTRELQSPAPDTVALRTRPGIVTMADLVRSTLRLRPDRIIVGEVRGPEALDMLKAWNTGHPGGIATVHANGAQAALYRIENLVQEAVVTVPRQLIAEAIDIVIFISGRGLQRRITSIARVAGIDPDTGSYALADLLSLQIHEGE
- a CDS encoding TrbC/VirB2 family protein, which gives rise to MSLAYPRCAKMSARRVLLLVGAAAGLSLALATQAQAAGSGMPWEQPLQQVLESVQGPVAKIVAVIVIIVTGLTLAFGESAGGFRRLIQIVFGLSIAFAASSFFLSFFSFGGGALIA
- a CDS encoding VirB3 family type IV secretion system protein, producing MTGASARYSARRIEGFEVPIHGSLGSPILLGGAPRGLAIVNGTVAAAVGLGLQQWLAGLLIWGAGHTIAVFAARRDPDFAPVALRHLRQKGYFAC